CGGTGGCGCGCCGACATCGAAACCATCAAAGCCCTCGGGTATTCCCGTGGGCATGGTGAAATCCCATCCGCGCAAGCGGCCCACAGCCTCCACAATGGCCGGATCGCCAGAGAGCTGCGCGAGTTGTGTGTTTTGCGCGGCCCGTGCTTGCGCATTATCAAACGCCTGAGTGATGAAAGAGGTGAAGAACTCGGCATCCAGCGGCGCCACGTTGGCCTGGATTTTCTGCATGTCCTGGAAAGAGATCTTTCCATTCTTGAGCTGATCCTTGATGAGCCGCGTAATCCTGCCGGAGCGGAAGCCCGCATCAAACGTGTAGCCCAGATAGTAGATTCCACCGCCGGGCCGCAACTGCCCAATGGGATTGTTTCCCAGAGTAACGCCTGCGGGATCATTGTTGGCATTCACAAAAAAGCCCGCTTTCGGATTGATAACGTGCGGCATCTCTGCAAACGGCAGAATCTCAAACGCCGTGGACTGCCCCGGCTGAGGATGGATCACCGGCAGCCACTCATTCCCGCCCTGGCCATTGCGGATAAAAACAGGCAGCACACCGTTAACGGTACCTGCTTGCAGGTCTTCCCGCACCGGCATTTCGCCAACAGCAAAATAAGCGATGTTGCCATCAACATCGGCATAAGCAATATTCTGCGGCGGGCAGGAGAAGAACGGCAGCCCCGCTTCAAACTCTTTGAGGTTGTGCGCGGAAGCCCACGTCAGCACCGCGTCCAGTTCGTGCGTGGGGCTGTATCCCGTCCACTGGATGCTCAAAGCGGCTCCGGTGGCCGTATCCAGCGAAATGATCGGACCATTATTCCGCCGTGGAACAATCAGAGTCGCCGGAGGAATGCTTCCCCCCGGCGGCACCGTGATCAGATCGTCCACGATGCCATCTCCCACTTTGTTAAACCTGAAAACTTCCGGCACCGGGATCACATGCTCCAACGCGCCCTTGAATATCGTGCTAAATCCGCTCGGCGACGTAGCGTCAGGCACAACCTGTTCCTGGAAAGTATCGGTCACGTCGATCCCATCATTGGTCGCGCCCCAGGCCACAAACTTGTTGCGGCCCAGCGTGACGCCTGGCGTGCCGGGGAAGCCATTGCCCATCACGTCCAGATCGCCTGCTTCAAGGTGTATGGGATACCACGTGGAAGGCTCACCCAGCGAAAGATGCGGATCGTTTTCCACCAGCGGCGCTCCGCTCGTCGTATGCCGTCCGCTGACCGCGAACTCGTTGGACGCGCCTTCAAGTTGCTGTTCGCGCGCGTGGCGCAGGAGCGGAATGTCTTTAGTCTTTGCCACATATTCCTGCGCGAGAGCCAGCGTTTCCGGTCGAAGTCCCCCAGGCAAGGTTTTATTGAAGCCGCTCTTGCTCCACAACTGTTGCGATAGTGGTACTGACGCGTCGGGAACCGTCGATGCGGGATCAAACGGCCCCGAGCGCTCGATATCTTCAAAGAACAGTTTTGTGCCGTCAAACCCAACGACTTTTCCTGCTCCCTGCATGCTCAACAATTCCACCGTGCCTTGTGTATCGATATCGAATGACAGGCCAAAAGCAATCAGCTTCACTACTGCCAGTGAGTCCGTGGGAGTCCATGGCGTGAACTTGGTCAGTTCCAGCGCCTGGTACTCCGGCGGCAGCGGATGCGTTGCCACCCAGGCGTTAATGCCATCGGCATAACCCTGCAACAGATTCAATGAGCGCGCCGACTGCACTGCCAGCGACCGCGCTCCTGCTCTGCGCAGTCCGAGCGTGCGCAATTGCACGTCCTGCGCCAGCGCTGCCTGGCCCACAAGTTCCGCAAGCGTGCCGCTGGCCTGGCGACGGCTTACATCCATCTGAAACAGCCTGTCCTGCGCATGGAGGTAGCCTTGCACGAATGCCATGTCATGTTCGTTGCCCGCTTTGATGTGCGGAATATCATTGGTATCGCGAATCACGCGCACTGATGCCTGCAATCCCGGCAGCTTCTGGGGCGTAATGTTATCCAGATCATTTTGGGCGAAAAGTGCAAGCGGAAGCGCCAGCAAAAAGAGCAGGAGCCATGTCAGACTTCGGGCGAACAAGGCTGGCCGGTAACTGGAGGGTGAAGCGGCGAAACGCGTGCGGGAGAGTGACATGCGATACTCCTTTTCTATCGTGAAAGTGGCCCAGACTTGCTCGCAGGATTACACTCGGCGAATAACTATATAGCTGTAGGCTGCGGCGACCCATTGTACGCCTGAGATTTCAGAGTTGAAAGACCGCAGTAGCCAGCAAGGCGCGCCTCCATTTATCCTAGAATTCCATGAAACTACAAGGCTGCGGCACCGCGCTCATTACCCCGTTCAAGCAAGACCAGAGTATTGACGAGAAAGCGCTTCGCTCACTGGTCGAGTGGCAGATTGCCTCCGGCATTCACTTCCTTGTTCCGTGCGGGACTACGGGCGAAACGCCGACGCTGACCAAGGACGAATGGCTGCGCGTAATCGATATCACGATTGAAGTTGCAGGCGGTCGCGTGCCGATCGTAGCCGGTGCCACGTCGAACTGCACTGCTGACGCCGTGGAGAAGGCACAAGAACTGAATCGCCGCAAAGGCGTGGACGCGATCCTGACCGCGTCACCCTACTACAACAAGCCGACGCAAGAAGGACAATATCAACATTTCAAAGCCATCGCCGAGGCCGTGGACAAGCCTCTGGTGCTTTACAGTGTCGTTGGCCGTACCGGTGCCAACATTGAGCCCGTGACGCTGGGCCGCCTGGCCAAGATTCCCAACATCACTGCCGTGAAGGAAGC
This is a stretch of genomic DNA from Terriglobia bacterium. It encodes these proteins:
- the dapA gene encoding 4-hydroxy-tetrahydrodipicolinate synthase codes for the protein MKLQGCGTALITPFKQDQSIDEKALRSLVEWQIASGIHFLVPCGTTGETPTLTKDEWLRVIDITIEVAGGRVPIVAGATSNCTADAVEKAQELNRRKGVDAILTASPYYNKPTQEGQYQHFKAIAEAVDKPLVLYSVVGRTGANIEPVTLGRLAKIPNITAVKEASGNISQIAEVFNHVPESFLVFSGDDAITIPVIALGGVGIISVCSNEIPKEMSQLTAAALNNDWDKARRLQRQYLRLMQANFLESNPMPAKAVLAMMGRIEEVLRLPMLPVKPETRSKLEKIAAEVGLLQVHASVSDL
- a CDS encoding penicillin acylase family protein, with the translated sequence MSLSRTRFAASPSSYRPALFARSLTWLLLFLLALPLALFAQNDLDNITPQKLPGLQASVRVIRDTNDIPHIKAGNEHDMAFVQGYLHAQDRLFQMDVSRRQASGTLAELVGQAALAQDVQLRTLGLRRAGARSLAVQSARSLNLLQGYADGINAWVATHPLPPEYQALELTKFTPWTPTDSLAVVKLIAFGLSFDIDTQGTVELLSMQGAGKVVGFDGTKLFFEDIERSGPFDPASTVPDASVPLSQQLWSKSGFNKTLPGGLRPETLALAQEYVAKTKDIPLLRHAREQQLEGASNEFAVSGRHTTSGAPLVENDPHLSLGEPSTWYPIHLEAGDLDVMGNGFPGTPGVTLGRNKFVAWGATNDGIDVTDTFQEQVVPDATSPSGFSTIFKGALEHVIPVPEVFRFNKVGDGIVDDLITVPPGGSIPPATLIVPRRNNGPIISLDTATGAALSIQWTGYSPTHELDAVLTWASAHNLKEFEAGLPFFSCPPQNIAYADVDGNIAYFAVGEMPVREDLQAGTVNGVLPVFIRNGQGGNEWLPVIHPQPGQSTAFEILPFAEMPHVINPKAGFFVNANNDPAGVTLGNNPIGQLRPGGGIYYLGYTFDAGFRSGRITRLIKDQLKNGKISFQDMQKIQANVAPLDAEFFTSFITQAFDNAQARAAQNTQLAQLSGDPAIVEAVGRLRGWDFTMPTGIPEGFDGFDVGAPPFPRSGKEVANSIAATLYNVWRSEFISQTLGTTLSHVGLGSVEAALPSQTYLKALRHLLENFSTAHGVGASGLNFFQVSGVADAGDRRDIVILQSLKDALTLLASPAFNAAFGGSTNQNDYRWGKLHRITFSHILGSPFSIPPAGGAFPQPLAGLPGIPTDGGYQTVDAASFSVTANTVNGFTFSSGPSQRFVGEGKDEGIRGVSSLPGGISGVLGSPFYVNLLPQWLTNHAYRQLFTHDDLEHNILNVTRFVPGH